tgacgtaacaatcaatacctacccgcaagggcaaataactcttaatatgcaaatacagaatacttaATAAATGTAGTGTAGCTTAGTGCAATCAACCATGGATCTCAGAAGATAGTCAGCATTTAGTATTTAAATACTATTTACCTTCAGTTTTTAATACTTGGTGAATTATTGGCATGAATTTTTAATCAATGACATCATGATGAGTCTTCAGGAATTATAACTGATACCACTCCAAAAAGAGTATTGGTAAATCACAAATCACATGATCCTATGGAATGGCTTACTGTAATGTAGCTGAATGATTAATTCTGATTTACAGTACTAACATCTCCCTAGAGCTTGTTGATAGACACCTGGTCACCTTGACCCATATATAACAATCTAAGCTCTTTCCATAATTAATACAGTTAAAACAAAACTCAATCAATGATTGACTTTTTTCACATATGCATTCTTCTGCTTGAAGTGGTATGTATCCAGCTCACTGATTGGTCTAGATCTTGTGTTAATATATTTGAGCCAGTGCTATTGATTGGCTGCTTCACAAGCATCTATCCAGTCACTGTAAACATCTATGGCTTCTGAAAGGTCTGTATTATAGGTTAAGTAAAACAGAAATTCCTCATTAACATTACAGCTCCAAACTACTTTCATACTTTTTTAATagttacataataataatatgcTGTATTCGCCctaattagcgcccctccccttttctggagaaggagttgaagttgtattAATGCCCACATGCCAtgaatttaatgattttttaaaacacGTGATGTCTCTGACATCATTGTTTCTAGTGATGTCACGGTTCATGTTTTTTCAGCACGTTCGGTTTCAACTTTTTTTGATCGGTTTTCGGTTTTTTCGGTGCGGTTCAGGCAAATCATAATTGAACACTTTTTAAgtctattttctatcaaaaacaagttttgctttagatttaaagatggtatatcacttaaacaaatgttttttttttctttatcaaaatttcacttctaattaaaaacatataatttattgcgtcctgaaaaataatccacagcactatatcctatatagattGAAGTTCTAAAAGTGCATGCAGcaaagaaattcattaattattttatatcattttgtgtcttaattagacatataacacgattaaataccaatttttgttcaaatattgagtatcatttatgatctctcagcagtggaacatctttaaaaaacataattgaacattttcttatctttttaactCTTTCAGTACTATTGACACATTAATCAGTCACAGAGAGATATATGTCCTCGTATCctttatgatacattatttcGTCACTAAAACTTTTCTCGTATCCTTCATGACGCATTATTATGTGATGattgacatgtgaaaatcgtaagttttaccgCAAATCAATACATCGGTATTATCTcagaaaaagtgtttttaaaaagtattatgcATTGGAATTATAATAGAGATAAACATTATTACGTACCAggtgcatgttcaatcgtaaaatggtttaattcacggaaTATTGGCCGACGGAAACGCGATTGTTTACAATCGGCAACACAATGGCGGCTTGATTTAGCTGCCGATATTCTGCGGGATTAATGTTAtcgaaaaaatatatttaaaaaatcatcaattataaaatatcaaacattaagtgaaatatatcatttagatattatgtatgtgcaaaaaaatgtccgcagacagcaaaaaacgatcttctgaatgactgaacttgcacacgtgttacacatatatgtcggtcaacaggtgtatttctcgggattctgacaaacaacttcgccgtattttcaatgaaataatctgcaatacagtttatacacgtaaattacaggtattataggactgttatttttttaatgaaccgAACTTGTTTGATATATAGTACTTGAGGTCTAAAGAAAGGAAACCTGATATAGAATGATTTAATACTACACATCCATGAATGCAAGAATCTATTATTCATCACTTCATATCTTTTAAATTTATCGATGTGGGAATATATGAAGCAAAATTCTTTTTAATTCATTGCTGTATTATAACGAATTATTCttcaaagaaattaatcatCATGTGATGTATCTCAAGATTTGTATGTAACGACACGGCTTTATAACATGGTAACTAGAACAGGtagaattaattaattattcaacAATATATACTGTTTATATGATCATTATGAAAAAGGATACAATTGATATTTGTCTGGAAATCCTCTAGGCATACATTACAAGTAACAAAGCCGGTGTTTCTCTCCCTGTCCCTGTAAAATGCAATACAATGAAACTTATGGACAAAGATGAAACAAAACAACCCTATGctgataaacaaacaaaacaagtcCCGATACACAGTCATTTTGCtaacatttttaattactccATTACTCAAATCTATCATCCTGTAAACAGAAAAAAAGGTGTGTGTCACTGTGTGTCTAATTTGCAGACATCCCTCCTATGTATGGAAATGTGTTAAAATAGGTGGGGGTCAATTTGCGGAAGGGGTCTTATTTGTgtttaattactgtacatgaaAGTGTGTGTACTATGGAGACATTCAGTATTTGATCTGAATGTAGATTATAAGTTATTCTAAAGACTAAAATTTGCTGAACTGATCATGTTCAATCCCataatttacattaatataattGTCACACAAATCTTTTATATTGCTAATCACCAATATCTCAATTTTTTTTagcttaatttttatatttgctAGACTATATTTTCCGAGTAACTGAGTAaagtaaaagatatatataagcCTAAAATGACTGCAGCAAGAGATAGCTATTATGCATTGTTACAGAGTTATATGCAattgtgggtaggtattcattgtgagGTCATGATCATGTGAGTTTAACGTtgtacttttcagagaaaatgatgtggattgcccacacaaaataatgactcTCAACAGATACCTACcagtaagggaggtaactgtgatATGCAAAGATGAAAAAATATACTTACAGTTTAACTTCACATGACTTTTCGTGATTACAGAAAGGGCAGTTGAATAGGGTAGCTAGTGGCTCTATGGCCTTCCTCTTTGGAGGGGGCTTGTTAGCCTTCTTCCTTCGTCCCATCTTAAAAACTTTTCTGTCTGAGTAAATCAAAAAGATAAATTAGAAGTTTCCAAATCAACAGCATTATCTTAACGGTCCACAATCTTCCGTACCAgcttttaatttctaaatgGAGATGTAAAACTAGATTGATAATTGTGTAGTGTCACAaaatttattagtttaacgatttataaatattattcttACCATCACTGGGTACACTCTCTGAACAATTACTGTTGTAATTattaaaagaaatcaaatgttattttcataagTTTCCTATTTCTTTAGAATCTTCTGTTTCCTGtcgtcgtcctaattactgcatatacatttgtacgttAACTATCAcagcaaaacagcaaaatgaaattttactgttaacatagattttgcaggaaatcttgcatttgtttggtaacctcatcttaagtcATAGGATTTGATGTATAATTtcttatatgttattataattttttggGTTATTTTCAGAGGAACAGTGTTTTTGTCCTTTCTTTATGCTCCATGCAATCAGTATGTTTATAAATTATCACATTTGAAATGAAAGAAttgaccttcatatgtataatTAGGTACTTTTCTAGAATTTTCCAATAAACACTGGACAGGGGCAGACACTAACTTTATCACCTTAGCAGACCAGAGGGCTGCCATGTACTAGTTATCCTTGCAATTGGTAGTTGTGATTCTGCTCTGGGTGCCATGGATACAAATTCTGTATTTCAATTTACAAAGATCATGATAACGACATggaatttattatatataaaattattgtaattataaatgtcTCCATGCAGTATCTTCATTCACAGATTTCTGCCTTTGGGTAACTATTAAGATTAATGATTACTCAAATTAGTAACTGCTACTCAAATGCAGGTTGATATGCGGGTTGTGCCAAACCAGTCAGATGTATGTACCACATTGagaaatttcatatgtatatgaTGATGTTGTAATGTAACAGATGTTTCAAATATGTGGTGTCATTCTAAACCCCTAACATTGGGATATTGTGTATTGTGTATGTGGTAGTAAATAGAAGCTCCAATATTGCAAGCTCCTATATGGTTACTCCCATGACATGaaagtcgactggtcagccgttttttaatcggacgttattttgctgactgtcgactctcatttccgaaggcctatttttgatgcagcttccgacgtcagatgaaggcggaatgaaaagtgcaataatatcaatatttatagctctaacagtgataacattgatgtgtacttacagtttaggtattaattatcccatttatATAAGTAAACCATAACTTGAGGCCTCATAAAATACTATTATAGCGGATTAGAATTGATGAATCCCttccgtaacattttgacctagttttaaatatggcggctggttactacaaacaagaggcccagagggcctgtatcgctcacctggtttgtaatgccaagtcatgttctgaatacaggttcattgtttcttttctaaaggaattcgaatatattaacctctaaatcccctattgggcccacccctcctgcccccgggaggtcagagccaacatttatagaagttgtggccaaatttggttacattccatgcagaactctatgactagtagcgatttaatggatttacctctatttcccctattgggccccgcccctcctgccccctgggaccagagccaaaatttatacaaactcagttcttattctcccaaggatatttctggccaaatttagttacattccatgcagaacactatgactagtagcgatttaaaggatttacctctatttcccctattgggccccgcccctcctgcccccggggggtcagagccaaaatttatacaagttcttttccccttccccaaggatgtttatggccaaattttgttacacttcatgtagaactctatgactagtagcgatttaaaggatttacctctatttcccctattgcgccccgcccctcctgcccccgtgggaccagagccaaaatttgtacaagttctgttccctttcctccaaggatgtttgtggtcaaatttggttacatttaattcagaactctaggacaagtagcaatttaaaggatttacctctatttcccctatagggccccgcccctccagcccccggggggccagagccaaaatttaaacaagttctgttccccttccccaaggatgtttgtggccaactttggttacaattcatgtagaactctatgactagtagcgatttaaaggatttacctctatttcccctattgggccccgcccctcctgcccctgggggatcagcgccaaaattcatacaagttctgttcccattcccccaaggatgtttgtggccaaatttggttacaatccatgtagaactctatgactagtagcaatttaaatgatttacctctatttcccctattgggccccgcccctcctgcccccggggggtcagagccaaaatttatacaagttctgttccacttcccccaaggatgtttgtggccaagtttggttacaattcatgtagaactcaatgacaagtagcgatttaaaggatttacctctatttcccctattgggcccccgtccctcctgccccctcgggaccagagccaaaatttgtacaaattctgttccccttcccccaaggatgtttgtggccaaatttggttacattccattaagaactctatgactagtagcaatttataggatttacctctatttcccctattggggcccgcccctcctgcccccggggggtcagagccaaaatttatacaagttctgtttcccttcccccacaaatgatgtttgtggcaaatttggttacaatccatgtataactctaggacaagtagcgatttataggatttacctctattacccctattgggccccgcccctcctgcccccggggggtcagagccaaaatttatacaagttctgttccccctcccccaaggatgtttctggccaaatctggttacattccatgcagaactctatgactagtagcgatttaaagaaaatgttgacggacagataaacggacggacagacggacggaagaCGGActccgcgccatgacataagctcacctggcccgaagtgagctaaaaacaaaatgtgaattaaagcgggcagaatgcaagtaaaagtaaaggcaaATCAAGCGTTTTGGGAACTTTGCAAttcgtttttagctcacctggcccgaagggccggtgagcttatgtcatggcgctgcgtccgtcgtctgtccgtcagtcaacatttcctttaaatcgctactagtcatagagttctgcatggattgtgtaaccaaatttggccagaaacatccttgggggaaggggaacagaacttgtataaattttggctgaccccttgggggcagaagaggcggggcccaataggggaaatagaggtaaatcctataaatcgctacttgtcctatagttctgcatggattgtaaccaaagttggccagaaatatcctttggggaaggggaacagaacttgtataaattttggctctgaccccccaggggcaggaggggcggggcccaataggggaaatagaggtaaatcctataaatcgctacttgtcctagagttctgcatggattgtaaccaaatttggccataaacatccttgggggaaggggaacagaacttgtataaattttggctctaaccccctgggggcaggaggggcgggcccaatagggataataaaggtaaatcctataaatcgctacttgtcctagagttctgcatggattgtaaccaaatttggctagaaacatccttggggaaaggggaacagaacttgtataaattttggctctgaccccccggggcaggaggggcggggcccaataggggaaatagaggtaaattctataaatcgctacttgtcctagagttctgcatggattgtaaccaaatttggccagaaacatccttgggggaggggaacagaacttgtataaattttggctctgacccccaggggcaggaggggcggggcccaataggggaaatagaggttaatcctataaatcgctacttgtcctagagttctgcatgtattgtaactaaattttgccagaaacatccttgggggaaggggaacagaacttgtataaattttggctctgaccccccggggcaggaggggtggggcccaataagggaaatagaagtaaatcctaaaaatcgctacttgtcctagagttctgcatggattgtaccacccaaatttggccagaaacatccttggggttaacagaattcgtataaaattttggctttgaccccctggagcagaaagagtggggcccaataggggaattagaggtaaatattcaaattccttcagaaaagaaacaatgaacttgtattcagaacattacttggcattacaaaccaggtgagcgatacaggccctctgggcctcttgtttctatttaccggccggatcgctttcatcatgaagctttgtctgggtcatgaaagtttacgttaggaGATGTTAATATATGATTTAGATGGATTTTAcggctgattttgtcaaaaaactttattgttgatttatgaaaaagaggtaggtatttgacattgataacgatttaaatatgatttaaacgtttttttttttgtcacaatccaaattttgaaaatgttaccctcagcatcgggtaaatggcctatcggaagttagaggttagacacgacgtaatgttccaaaagtgtctcgtcgtgctatacctctaacattgttggagtactaTATGGTCTAAATTTACACTCATTGAACAGATGAAATgaacaaatataattttccagaaggaaattatcaaaattggcAGTAAGCGCTTATCTATTAATTCATTACAAAATTAccttaaattatattttcaatattaatgAAGATAATCTTCTAAGACTTTTGCGCCGTTTACAATTGTGTAAATGTTTATGCAAATACCACGATCCGTCATAACTGGTTAGGACACCAAAACGTGGTCGTATGGATTTCATACTTTCCCCCGTACGGTTTGCTTATATACGCATATCAGTTGTATCAAAACTGTAAACAAGTTCTACTTTTACgtattaaaatcacaaaacatTCTTACATTAAAACGTGTTACAGCTGCTCGTGCAACCACCCTTGTGTTGATACCGGAAATGATGTTTTGCCGCGTAAGGGCAATTATAACCgataaattgtgaaatttaagagttgaaaaatgtattttagaaTTCCAATTCAAGTAAAATTAAATCTAAAGCATAAAATGAAGATAATGTGTATCATAAtgcatataattatatcaaatattctCTACTGTCATTCCAGTAAAAAGCGTAATGTTATCGACTATATTTTTCATATGCAAATTAAGAAAATGGCGGCTCCCATGAAAAGGGAATGCTGAGCTGGTAAATCGAATATGTGCCCTCGGAGAGGAAGAAAAGTGGTGGAGAATGAGTCTGTTGGAGTATGAAAACCAGATATTCCTTGATGGATACCACGAAGATGGGCTAACAGTTCTTGCGAAGTAATTTTAATTATACTCGCACTCTTCTGcttgtatttataatttttgtatCCCGTGCCGCGCCCGCGCCGGAGACcaaggccgttttcgtttattcggaacaaccggttcgaccgttggttaagtcattatttcaactataaatcctgacggacctgcagtttttgatacaggcctgtgagagCTTTGTCAAGGCTGCCTCgcctgaaaacaatataaaatcaccaggcccgtctttaattaataaaggaacaactaggtccaaccagtcaaaccgtactTACGTAGTCACCAAGAGCAGCAGACAAAGAGAAAGCTTTATTAATCAAATTTCTAACAAATAAACAACCAGAAGAAtcgttaaatatatttaaaactgtCTTTTGGGAATAAACTTCCGTGATatgttttgtaatgttttagTTTCAAAGCACTTGTTCGAAATTTTTTTTGGGTCGGTGGCATTTTCGAAAGACATTCCCGCCATCAGTGTGGCTCcaaaatgaaatgtttgatattCATACGCACTTCCGCATCAACTTTCGTTAGGTATTTAACATCAGtgttatcaaaaatataatgttttttatactttcaaatatataatgttaaattcTATATccatatttttgttaatttatgtAATGTTCTATAATTAGATGGATTTGTGGGAAGAACTattataatcgaaaacggcccaaCGCAGAGCTTTggttattttcgtttttctcTCTTCAACGACAGTCTACGTTACAACAATTTCTTGTtaaagttggcgggggatatacaaatgggttccgtccgtccgtccgtctgtccgtccgtcaacatttcctttaaatcgctactagtcatagagttctgcat
This portion of the Argopecten irradians isolate NY chromosome 6, Ai_NY, whole genome shotgun sequence genome encodes:
- the LOC138324725 gene encoding transcription elongation factor 1 homolog, which codes for MGRRKKANKPPPKRKAIEPLATLFNCPFCNHEKSCEVKLDRERNTGFVTCNVCLEDFQTNINYLSEAIDVYSDWIDACEAANQ